A genomic segment from Glycine max cultivar Williams 82 chromosome 1, Glycine_max_v4.0, whole genome shotgun sequence encodes:
- the LOC100808526 gene encoding alpha-xylosidase 1, with protein sequence MVSSNRFAALPLCSLLLALLLCAVGASSSSSSSTNATKIGQGYRLVSIEETPDGGLIGILQVKQKTKTYGPDIPLLRFYVKHETDNRLRVHITDAQKQRWEVPYNLLPREQPPPLSQSIGKSRKNPITVSQYSGSEFLFSYTSDPFSFAVKRKSNGETLFDSSSGDSDPFSSLVFKDQYLEISTKLPKDASLYGLGENTQPHGIKLYPSDPYTLYTTDISAINLNADLYGSHPVYMDLRNAGGKASAHAVLLLNSNGMDVFYTGTSLTYKIIGGVFDFYFFSGPSPLNVVDQYTTLIGRPAPMPYWAFGFHQCRWGYHNLSVVEDVVENYKKAQIPLDVIWNDDDHMDGKKDFTLNPVNYPRPKLLNFLDKIHNIGMKYIVIIDPGIAVNTSYGVYQRGVANDVFIKYDGEPFLAQVWPGAVNFPDFLNPKTVSWWVDEIHRFHELVPVDGLWIDMNEVSNFCSGKCKIPKGKCPTGTGPGWICCLDCKNITKTRWDDPPYKINASGIKAPIGFKTIATSAYHYNGVLEYDAHSLYGFSQTIATHKGLQGLQGKRPFILSRSTYVGSGKYAAHWTGDNQGTWENLRYSISTMLNFGIFGVPMVGSDICGFYPQPTEELCNRWIEVGAFYPFSRDHANYYSPRQELYQWQSVAESARNALGIRYKLLPFLYTLNYEAHVSGAPIARPLFFSFPTYTECYGLSTQFLLGSSLMVSPVLEQGKTQVKALFPPGSWYSLLDWTHTITSKDGVYITLDAPLHVVNVHLYQNTILPMQQGGMVSKEARATPFTLIVTFPSDATQGEAKGNLFLDNDELPDMNLGNGYSTYVDLHATVDQGAVKVWSEVQEGKFALDKGWIIDSISVLGLEGSGAVSSLEIDGKPLMGGSNVNVTTSAHEHLNSEGEGEKKTVMVALRGLSIPVGKNFAMTWKMG encoded by the exons ATGGTTTCTTCCAACCGTTTTGCTGCTCTACCTCTCTGTTCTCTTCTCCTAGCTCTGCTTCTATGTGCAGTTGGGGCtagctcttcttcttcttcttccacaaaTGCCACCAAAATTGGCCAAGGCTACCGTCTTGTCTCCATTGAAGAGACCCCTGACGGTGGTCTTATAGGGATCCTTCAAGTTAAGCAGAAAACCAAAACCTATGGCCCTGACATTCCCCTTCTTAGGTTCTATGTCAA GCATGAGACAGATAATCGTTTGAGGGTACACATAACCGATGCACAAAAGCAAAGGTGGGAGGTTCCCTATAACCTTTTGCCAAGGGAGCAACCACCACCTTTGAGTCAAAGCATTGGGAAGTCCAGGAAGAACCCTATTACAGTCTCTCAGTATTCTGGTTCTGAGTTTCTGTTCAGCTACACCTCAGACCCTTTTAGCTTTGCAGTGAAAAGGAAGTCCAATGGTGAGACCCTTTTTGACTCCTCCTCTGGTGATTCTGACCCTTTTAGTTCCCTTGTTTTTAAGGACCAGTACCTTGAGATTTCCACCAAATTGCCCAAAGATGCCTCTTTGTATGGTTTGGGAGAGAACACACAGCCACATGGGATCAAGTTGTACCCTAGTGACCCTTACACTTTGTACACCACTGACATTTCAGCCATTAATCTCAATGCTGATCTGTATGGATCACACCCTGTGTACATGGATCTCAGAAATGCAGGTGGCAAGGCTTCTGCACATGCTGTTCTGTTGCTCAATAGCAATGGAATGGATGTCTTCTACACTGGAACTTCTCTTACATACAAGATTATTGGGGGTGTTTTcgacttttatttcttttctggGCCTAGTCCTCTGAATGTTGTTGATCAGTATACTACCTTAATTGGCAGACCAGCTCCAATGCCTTACTGGGCTTTTG GATTCCACCAGTGCAGATGGGGATATCACAATCTATCAGTGGTAGAAGATGTTGTGGAGAATTACAAGAAGGCTCAAATCCCACTTGATGTGATCTGGAATGATGATGATCACATGGATGGGAAAAAAGACTTCACACTCAACCCTGTCAACTACCCTCGTCCAAAACTTCTAAACTTCCTGGACAAGATACACAACATTGGCATGAAATATATTGTCATTATTGACCCTGGAATTGCTGTTAACACCAGTTATGGTGTATATCAAAGGGGTGTAGCTAATGATGTTTTTATCAAGTATGATGGTGAACCCTTCTTGGCTCAAGTTTGGCCTGGGGCAGTGAACTTTCCTGATTTTCTCAATCCAAAGACGGTTTCATGGTGGGTTGATGAGATTCACCGCTTCCATGAACTTGTTCCTGTTGATGGCCTGTGGATTGACATGAATGAAGTTTCAAATTTCTGTTCTGGAAAGTGCAAAATTCCCAAGGGAAAGTGCCCGACTGGAACAGGACCCGGATGGATATGCTGCTTGGATTGCAAGAACATCACCAAAACACGGTGGGACGATCCTCCATACAAAATTAACGCCTCAGGAATAAAAGCTCCTATTGGCTTCAAAACAATAGCCACTAGTGCGTACCACTATAATGGCGTTTTGGAGTATGATGCTCACAGTCTTTATGGCTTCTCTCAAACCATTGCAACTCACAAGGGCCTTCAAGGGCTTCAAGGCAAAAGGCCCTTTATTTTGTCCCGCTCCACTTATGTCGGATCAGGCAAATATGCTGCACATTGGACTGGTGACAATCAGGGAACATGGGAGAACTTGAGGTACTCAATATCCACAATGCTCAATTTTGGCATATTTGGGGTGCCAATGGTGGGTTCAGATATATGTGGCTTCTATCCACAGCCCACTGAAGAATTATGCAATAGATGGATTGAAGTAGGTGCTTTCTACCCGTTTTCAAGGGATCATGCAAACTACTACTCCCCTAGACAGGAGCTTTACCAATGGCAATCAGTAGCTGAGTCTGCTAGAAATGCTTTGGGCATAAGGTATAAGCTACTCCCATTCCTTTACACCTTGAACTATGAAGCTCATGTCAGTGGAGCCCCAATTGCTAGAcctcttttcttctcatttccaACTTACACCGAATGCTACGGCCTAAGCACCCAGTTCTTGCTAGGAAGCAGTCTCATGGTTTCTCCAGTGCTTGAGCAGGGAAAAACACAAGTGAAAGCACTCTTTCCACCTGGTAGCTGGTACAGTTTGCTTGATTGGACACACACCATTACATCAAAGGACGGAGTCTATATTACCCTCGACGCTCCTCTTCATGTTGTCAATGTGCATTTGTATCAGAACACCATTCTTCCTATGCAGCAGGGCGGAATGGTCTCTAAGGAAGCTAGAGCGACACCCTTCACCCTCATCGTAACCTTCCCATCGGACGCCACCCAAGGAGAGGCTAAGGGGAACCTTTTCCTCGACAACGATGAGTTGCCTGACATGAACCTTGGAAATGGCTATTCAACCTATGTTGATCTCCATGCAACTGTGGACCAAGGAGCTGTGAAAGTTTGGTCAGAAGTCCAAGAGGGCAAGTTTGCCTTGGACAAGGGTTGGATTATTGATTCTATATCTGTGCTGGGATTAGAAGGAAGTGGAGCAGTGTCTTCACTTGAGATAGATGGAAAGCCTCTAATGGGTGGCTCGAATGTGAATGTTACTACATCAGCACATGAGCACTTGAACAGtgagggagaaggagaaaagaagACTGTGATGGTTGCTTTGAGGGGCTTGAGCATCCCTGTGGGTAAAAACTTTGCCATGACATGGAAAATGGGGTGA